In Ananas comosus cultivar F153 linkage group 10, ASM154086v1, whole genome shotgun sequence, the sequence CaagaaaacaagaaagaagGGCTCAACAACACGAGcacaaattcaaaattatcaatattataaaatcttTAGCTTAAACTAATAACCAGATAGCAATTCTCACTCTTCTAACATAGGTTCCAAATGCAAGCTATTATATATATCCCAACAACTaggcatattaaaaaaaaaaaatcaattatcgCAAAAATTATCTTATTGGGAAACACCGGGAATTGAAGGGCCAGTTTAGCTCCAAAATCAAACGTAAACGCCAGTAGCCAGGAGCACAAAGAGAGATCCGAAACCCTGCGACGAGCCAGAAAAACCATATTGTTAGTTATGCCACCAGCGAAAATCTTATACATCCCGAAGATTTATTTCCTTAACAAGAAAGCacaaagaaataaataacaCAGCTGCCATTTATTACCAGGAAAACAGATGCCACAGCTGCAGTGGCGATCTCCCTCGGTAAGCTGCGGCTTTTTCTGGATGAAGTGGCTTCATAGCTGCAATACATACCCCTTACTTTTAGCTAGATATGTTTTTGCAAGTCCCTTGTAATGGGCATAGGTTGTTTAACGTCCAGGTTACTACTGAGTAATATGACAGCAGTCTCTGCAAACTGTTCCTAGATATGCAATGTCGGGATATCTAACAAAGAGGAGCTAAGAACATTGCTAAACCAACAGTCTTCAAGTGTAGTAGGTTGATCAgcaagagagaggaaaaaaggcGCAACAAC encodes:
- the LOC109716533 gene encoding transmembrane protein 258; translated protein: MAPKPITSPVPVEWYPSLAVVMLSVGLMVTASFFIYEATSSRKSRSLPREIATAAVASVFLGFGSLFVLLATGVYV